The following proteins are encoded in a genomic region of Sorangiineae bacterium MSr12523:
- a CDS encoding peptidylprolyl isomerase — protein MAATIQANSYATVAYTLKTPEGVVIDGSSVEGGEPIQYVHGYGTLVPGLEAALEGLKAGDAKEIVIPADEGFGERDEDLVLIIDRTEFPDPAAIELGDEFVAEFGEGEELAMRVVEIQKDVVRVDANHPLAGVDLHYSIKVEEVRDATPEEIEQARAEQEEDDDDHEHGPDCDHDHDEDDEDLEDEDDDDLDEEEDEEEEDEKPS, from the coding sequence ATGGCAGCGACGATCCAGGCCAACAGCTACGCGACGGTGGCCTACACCCTCAAAACCCCCGAGGGAGTCGTCATCGACGGCAGCTCCGTCGAAGGTGGCGAGCCAATTCAATACGTTCACGGCTACGGGACCCTCGTTCCGGGACTGGAGGCTGCGCTCGAGGGCCTCAAGGCGGGGGACGCCAAGGAGATTGTCATCCCCGCCGACGAAGGCTTCGGCGAGCGTGACGAGGATCTGGTGCTGATCATCGATCGCACCGAGTTCCCCGATCCGGCGGCCATCGAGCTTGGGGACGAATTCGTCGCGGAGTTCGGCGAGGGCGAAGAGCTTGCGATGCGCGTCGTCGAGATTCAGAAAGACGTCGTCCGCGTCGACGCGAACCACCCGCTCGCGGGGGTCGACCTGCACTATTCGATCAAGGTCGAAGAGGTGCGTGATGCCACGCCCGAGGAAATCGAGCAGGCGCGCGCCGAGCAGGAAGAAGACGACGACGATCACGAGCACGGTCCAGACTGCGACCACGATCACGACGAAGACGACGAAGATTTGGAAGACGAGGACGACGACGACCTCGACGAAGAGGAAGACGAAGAAGAAGAGGACGAGAAGCCCTCGTGA
- a CDS encoding DUF1844 domain-containing protein — translation MSQKPPEELPSIDFSTFVLSLSHSALLHLGEAPHPDTNRLEKNLPLARQTIDLIALLEEKTKGNLTGDEERLLHQILFDLRMRYVELTKTKG, via the coding sequence GTGAGCCAGAAGCCGCCGGAGGAACTGCCGAGCATCGACTTTTCGACGTTCGTGCTGTCGCTCAGCCATTCGGCGCTTCTCCACCTCGGAGAGGCGCCGCATCCCGACACGAACCGGCTCGAAAAGAACCTTCCGCTCGCGCGGCAGACCATCGACCTCATTGCCCTTCTCGAAGAGAAGACCAAAGGGAATCTCACGGGAGACGAAGAGCGTCTCCTCCATCAGATTCTCTTTGATTTGCGCATGCGGTACGTGGAGCTCACCAAAACGAAAGGCTAA
- a CDS encoding 3-isopropylmalate dehydratase: MVSDAQTVRIEGKILQLTEDPALLAAQLAGEELAWDPERALLGNISTDELTPGWVCYYYDETLARYCLVGLRGGVVQRDHIKNGGFGVIVSGISKGCGSSRETAPYSELKSGVKLVIAKSIEKIYRQNAQNIGLLTSTDFGLIPRIARGEAIPMEEFTRGLDAISAAVVEHGGLFAYNRARMAGRTTPPAITTAPRPMTLAEKILAAHAIVDASRGTVGVPAVKPGDAFFARTDVRFSHEYVTPMADAIFRAELGDEAKVKDPESVFAFRDHLTFLDRVMSKAHRDMGLDAQARELATVQEEFSRRHHVKLYGEVQRDGKLVGSDAICHNKVIEEIALPGQLVAGTDSHTCMAGALGCFAFGVGSTDMANAWFTKDIRVTVPETARFVLRGALPSGVCAKDVMLHILSQPFFKTGQGIGKVLEFAGDGIAAMPLDERATLTNMAVEAGGFTGIIEADEVVVDYLVAQRGLDADSVRARIVRADPGASYVATFDIDLGALTPMVATPGDPRNGIPIDSLSPSSNVKIDIAYGGSCTGGKKADMDMYATVLQSAVEQGKRVADGVHLYIQFGSQDIRRYAESRGYLDIFHRAGAELVDPSCGACIKAGPGVSDSPDQVTVSSQNRNFPGRSGPGKVYLASPLVVAASAIAGHIVHPAEIAASLKAV; the protein is encoded by the coding sequence ATGGTCTCGGATGCCCAAACGGTTCGCATCGAAGGCAAAATCCTCCAGCTCACCGAAGATCCGGCGCTTCTCGCGGCCCAGCTCGCCGGCGAAGAGCTCGCGTGGGATCCCGAACGCGCGCTCCTCGGCAACATCTCCACCGACGAGCTGACCCCGGGATGGGTTTGCTACTACTACGACGAAACCCTGGCGCGCTATTGCCTGGTCGGCCTTCGCGGCGGCGTCGTGCAGCGCGATCACATCAAGAACGGCGGCTTTGGCGTCATCGTCAGCGGCATCTCCAAGGGCTGCGGCTCCTCGCGCGAGACGGCGCCCTACAGTGAGCTCAAGTCCGGCGTGAAGCTCGTCATCGCCAAGAGCATCGAGAAGATTTACCGCCAGAATGCGCAAAACATCGGCCTTCTCACCAGCACCGACTTCGGCCTGATCCCGCGCATCGCCCGCGGTGAGGCCATTCCCATGGAGGAGTTCACCCGCGGGCTCGATGCCATCAGCGCCGCCGTCGTCGAACACGGAGGCCTCTTCGCCTACAACCGCGCGCGCATGGCCGGCCGCACCACGCCGCCCGCCATCACCACGGCCCCGCGGCCCATGACCCTCGCGGAAAAGATCCTCGCCGCCCACGCCATCGTGGACGCGAGCCGCGGCACCGTGGGCGTGCCCGCCGTGAAACCCGGCGACGCCTTCTTCGCGCGCACCGACGTGCGCTTTTCGCACGAGTACGTGACGCCCATGGCCGACGCCATCTTCCGCGCGGAGCTCGGCGACGAGGCCAAGGTCAAAGACCCCGAGAGCGTCTTCGCCTTCCGCGATCACCTCACGTTCCTCGATCGGGTCATGTCCAAGGCCCACCGCGACATGGGCCTCGACGCCCAGGCCCGCGAGCTCGCGACGGTGCAAGAGGAATTCAGCCGTCGCCACCACGTGAAGCTCTACGGCGAGGTGCAGCGCGACGGAAAGCTCGTGGGCTCCGACGCCATCTGCCACAACAAGGTCATCGAGGAGATTGCGCTTCCCGGGCAGCTCGTCGCCGGGACGGACTCGCACACGTGCATGGCCGGCGCCCTCGGATGCTTCGCCTTCGGCGTGGGCTCCACCGATATGGCCAACGCGTGGTTCACCAAGGACATCCGGGTCACCGTGCCCGAGACCGCGCGTTTCGTGCTTCGCGGCGCCTTGCCCTCGGGCGTCTGCGCCAAAGACGTCATGCTCCACATCCTGAGCCAGCCCTTCTTCAAGACCGGCCAGGGCATCGGCAAGGTTCTCGAGTTTGCCGGCGATGGCATCGCCGCCATGCCGCTGGACGAACGCGCCACCCTCACCAACATGGCCGTCGAGGCGGGCGGCTTCACGGGCATCATCGAGGCCGATGAGGTGGTCGTCGATTATTTGGTCGCCCAGCGCGGCCTCGACGCCGACAGCGTTCGCGCGCGCATCGTGCGTGCCGATCCCGGCGCGAGCTACGTGGCCACCTTCGACATCGACCTCGGGGCCCTCACGCCGATGGTCGCCACCCCGGGCGACCCACGCAATGGCATCCCCATCGATTCCCTGTCGCCATCATCCAACGTGAAAATCGACATTGCCTACGGCGGCTCGTGCACCGGCGGCAAAAAGGCCGATATGGACATGTACGCCACCGTGCTCCAATCCGCGGTGGAGCAGGGCAAGCGCGTCGCCGATGGCGTGCACCTGTACATCCAGTTCGGATCGCAGGACATCCGCCGCTACGCCGAATCACGCGGGTACCTGGACATCTTCCACCGGGCCGGTGCGGAATTGGTCGACCCCTCGTGCGGCGCCTGCATCAAAGCCGGGCCCGGCGTCAGCGATTCGCCCGACCAAGTCACCGTGAGCTCCCAGAATCGGAATTTTCCCGGACGAAGCGGTCCCGGAAAGGTGTATCTTGCAAGCCCATTGGTCGTTGCCGCGAGCGCCATCGCAGGTCATATCGTTCACCCGGCTGAGATCGCGGCCTCCCTGAAGGCCGTTTAG
- a CDS encoding trypsin-like peptidase domain-containing protein has translation MRNWAILAVAPVVVLGVLSTAACGKRSSGGASAEELPSGAVPVPSGVVQVPKGPALSNAGPELAKSGPLSFAPIAKQADPSVVTIATIGEEIEALPGFTMRGRRREIKGLGTGFIIDKDGTVLTNNHVIEGAEVITVRLADNREYPGKLVGRDPRTDIAVVRLEAKDRSGAAFQPLPLGDSDGAEVGDWTVAIGNPFGLSHTVSAGIISAKGRTRDDVPLDPTGYYNFLQTDASINPGNSGGPLLNLRGEVVGINTAIRGGGAQGIGFAIPINMVKQLLPMLLRDGHVTRSALGVRIRDIRELAPEDRTELKLTDDKGAVIEYVAPGSPADKADLKPGDVIVQFDGQAIDRGTLLSWMASTAGVGKTVTLRVLRMGKAFDLKVTLGELQEKDMPKPRRVSPLPTP, from the coding sequence ATGCGGAATTGGGCGATCCTCGCCGTGGCTCCTGTCGTGGTGTTGGGCGTGCTCTCGACGGCAGCCTGCGGCAAACGAAGCAGCGGTGGTGCATCGGCGGAGGAGCTTCCCTCCGGCGCCGTCCCCGTACCCAGCGGGGTCGTTCAAGTTCCAAAGGGCCCGGCCCTCTCGAATGCAGGGCCGGAGCTCGCGAAGAGCGGGCCTCTCAGCTTTGCGCCCATTGCCAAGCAGGCCGATCCCAGCGTGGTGACCATCGCCACCATCGGCGAGGAGATCGAGGCGCTGCCCGGCTTCACGATGCGCGGCCGCCGCCGGGAGATCAAAGGCCTCGGCACGGGCTTCATCATCGACAAGGACGGCACCGTCCTCACGAACAACCACGTCATCGAGGGCGCGGAGGTCATCACCGTGCGCCTTGCCGACAACCGGGAATACCCGGGCAAGCTCGTAGGCCGCGACCCGCGCACGGACATCGCCGTGGTCCGCCTCGAGGCGAAAGATCGCTCGGGAGCCGCTTTTCAGCCCCTCCCGCTGGGCGACTCCGACGGCGCCGAGGTGGGCGATTGGACGGTCGCCATCGGCAACCCGTTCGGGCTTTCGCACACGGTGAGCGCGGGCATCATCAGCGCCAAAGGCCGCACCCGCGACGACGTGCCGCTCGATCCCACGGGGTATTACAACTTTTTGCAGACGGACGCGTCCATCAACCCCGGCAATTCCGGCGGCCCGCTGCTGAACCTGCGCGGCGAGGTGGTGGGCATCAACACCGCGATCCGCGGTGGCGGCGCGCAGGGCATCGGGTTCGCGATCCCCATCAACATGGTCAAGCAGCTGCTTCCCATGCTGCTGCGCGATGGACACGTCACGCGCAGCGCCTTGGGCGTGCGCATCCGCGACATCCGCGAGCTCGCGCCGGAAGATCGCACGGAGCTCAAGTTGACCGACGACAAGGGCGCGGTCATCGAGTACGTCGCCCCCGGCAGCCCCGCCGACAAGGCCGATCTCAAGCCTGGCGACGTCATCGTGCAGTTCGACGGCCAGGCCATCGACCGCGGCACCTTGCTCTCCTGGATGGCGAGCACCGCCGGCGTCGGAAAAACGGTTACCCTCCGCGTGCTGCGCATGGGCAAAGCCTTCGATTTGAAGGTCACTTTGGGTGAGCTGCAGGAGAAAGACATGCCCAAGCCCCGCCGCGTCTCCCCCTTGCCCACGCCGTAG